The Choristoneura fumiferana chromosome 5, NRCan_CFum_1, whole genome shotgun sequence region TGGCCATCTCAGCGAATTGTTGGAAGTATCTTGTGCTAATCTTCAATGTGTTATTCGCAGTGAGTATTATTCAAGTTTTAATACAAACCCAAGTAAACTTTTCGCCTCCAAGTTATGTGCATCGTTGTCATACCAACACATGTTTGGCAATAGCAAAacactttatttaaaaatgaaatttaattaactaattCTGTGTAATATCGTGAACTATGTAAAGTTCAAGTGTTTAATCTTGAGATCAATTGCTATGACACACTTTCTTCAGTCATTACTTGTAAGAATTAGCTAGCTAAACGTCTTCCTTTCAATTAATTGAACCAATAAAAATTTTGAGTGATACACATCAAACTCTATGTGGCGTTAGTAGACATAGTAAATACGTTTGAAAGAGAGAGACGTCGTGTACATTTGCTTTGTAGTGTAAGACGTTTTAATTTGGTTGGTTTATACATGCAAGAGGGTTAGTGATGTTGCGCTCTGCCCACAGATGTCAGCAGTAGTACTGTTTGGAGTCAGCGGATGGCTGCTATACAGGCTGTTCATATACCGGCACTTCATCGGAGTGAATGTTGAATATCCAGCTATCATGCTTTTGATGATGGCCATCATAACCTGTTCCGTAGCCTGGATTGGCTGGAGAACTGCCACCTCAATGCACCAGATTCACGTGACTATTGTAAGTTGgtctttatctttttttagggtaggtacatACACCTACGTTCCTCAaaactcaaaaggaaaaaacaatcATCATTATAGAGTCACTTTGCTGCTCGTTTATCTATCTGacataatacctacttactgaaCGAACTAAGTTTGTAATCCttaggctacgtttccaccagagatgtgcgaggatttttgttgcgagaaatgtgtttttcatgaaccaatagaaacgttccATTTACcttctcgcacagcaccgctctggtggaaacagctgagcagagcgaggcgaggtaaatcaAGCGTTCCTATTGATTCATGATCATGAAAAGCACATTCCTCaaaacacatcctcacacatctttgGTGAAAACGCattctaaaaaaccggccaagagcgtgtcggacacgcccaaaatagggttccgtagccataacgaaaaaaatatgttatatttttgtaaggatttcgtattttagacggaatcttccaagtttaggtatattttataccttaggctgcaataattctcaagcaaacttaaccgttatagttttccttgaaagtttgatatacttactaccatcctgatttttttcctgagcaaagccgcggacggactgacagacagacagacagacaggcagacagacagacagagacacagacagacatggcgaaactataagggttccgtttttgccattttggctccggaaccctacgAAGCCTGAAAAATTTACGAAAGCAAAGAGTCAAGCGACATTAACTTTGTTTGTAGTTGTGTGTAATTACCCAAACCCAATCCACATAAAAGTATGGGTGGGATGATTTTTTCCAATGTAGCTTACTCGTACCATTTTCGTTCGAAAGTTTTGATAAAACGGCGATGATGTAAAAGTGAGTGGTGTGATCATCAGTTTTGTTGTTATCAGGGGAACCTTGATATATTACCTTGGCATTATGCAAATTATCTAGATGTTGATACTTACTTGTCATTGTTATACTCAATCCTATTAAAATTTCGAGCGCATACTATCGCTCGTGAAAACTTAGATATATCAGACTGCAGAATCTACCGTTTCACTGCGTGAACAATTACTACCGACATAAAGAACGGTGGGCAGAGGACCCGTCCCGTTGGTTGAATAACATCTGGCAGACGGCTGGTAAACTGTGGATAGAACTGGCACAGGACCGgtcaaagtggcgtgaaaatgaagaggaCTTTAGGTACTGTTGGTTGATAAGGATTGTTGCTATGCCCATGTCCTTAGCAACTCGATATTTTGATGTTATATTTTACTTCGACTACTTtcttacaaatgaaacggatacaaaattcagatctattgtcaagaagacgttataatatctaaggcgtacctattatatcatggacagggatatttggaaataattccgacccgcattagcgatcccttcaaatagcgaacctgctgtgttaaaaataaagttgtgttaaatacttgtgatgtatagatcatttaataatattgtaaatctgtttaaaaaaaatatacctcgttgagtttcttgccggattcttcttaacagaggttttcccgaaccggtggtagattttttttgacattcgctTGTTATAGCCCacttatagcctaaattgggtgacactctttcccggcctggataataccgggacggaaataccgaccctgtttttcgtgtacacgcccatagaagctcctgtcagtttctatgggcgtgtacacaaaaaacagggccggtatttccatgtcggtgttatccgggccggaaaagagtgtcacccacctaaattgaataaagatattttgaccttGACTTTGACATACAATTTTCTCTGCACATTCGAACTTTCTTCGTAATTCCGTTTTGTCCACTAAAAAAGGGGATATCCAAGATACTACGTATGTTAGGTTCGTTAGGTAGCTTCAGACGCGAAGGGGGGTGCCGTCGGCATGTAGACTAAGATAAATTGTACAAATGCGAAAATTGTAACATTAAAATAACCAGGAACAGTTCTGCACACTTCTGCAATAGCTTGTGCCTGTGGCTTCACTCCGGTggacgaataaaaaacaaactgtTACTCGTACCATGAGAATGCTAGAAATTAATTCTTAGTTTGAGTATATCTATCACACTCAAGGTATCTCTATGACAATCAATTCAAGATATCCCTATGACACTCAAAAaatctgccaaatttcaagtatctaGGTCCAGGTTACTGTTACTACTAAGTAGGAGACCTAGGCAGGTGGGTTAGGCTGCGTGTTGACTGTTGATCTGATGTAGATTTCTAATTAAAACTGATTTATGATTTCAGACCGGCATCTTAATAATCATCGTGGTGGTGGTAGAGTTCTCCTGCTTCGTCTGGGCCATGGTGGTCTGGGATAACGTGGAACTGGACATAAAGTCCACCATGACGACATACTTGCAGTACACAGTGGACAGCAAGGATACAAATTCAATTGAGTCACTGCGTTGGGACAAGCTTCATATTACGGTGAAGATTTTGATGATTTTATAGATCAGAACTGGTATTACCAGTACCGATTTTAGGGGGATCTATTTAGGCACGGGTAAAATAAGAGAACGGGTGAATATTCGAGCAATTTGACCGGTTGGTTTTTAAACGGCAATACCATCTCACGTTTATTGCATAAAGGACggacaagtcgcaagaattttgatcattCCAGATACAGCATAGATATTGTCTCTTGTTTTCGTAATTTTACACTGAGCTTcatgtttttcaataaataaaaaaataaaacttgccgaaaaaaaattttgcgcCCCATGATCCGATCCACACATTAAAATTCTGTGACAAGTCCTttaaccctttagtgggtaacggcaagatatttgccgtcatacgactcagatattttattttttctcaatgaacgtgttgttagttaatataacttttggttcgcataagagaacatactcgtaccaatttacgaaaaaaagaatagcagataaacgttattccaacccatgttaaatgatgattcttaggcctgaacttagatttttaactattccttacaattgaacaaaaatgtttgtaaataaaattttgtttgctggatttatccgatagtcacaattctctactttcagagacaagattggcgatacaaagtttaaagaaaaaaaatctgttatttgataatttaaaaaaatgaagacggcaatatatttgccactatccgttaagtgtctggtgtttattaaaggaaagggtgggttaggctacaattgttattgatttatatatggagcaatagcttaattcaatacttcaaatTTGCCTTTTACCTTTATTGCTGAATTAGCCGTGTTAGTTAGAAATGACAACGGAAGTAAAAAAATCTCGCAAAAAAAGTGTTGATTGTTCGTGCGTGcaatcttataatataatatattgttgTTGCTTAACTCGTTGTTTCTTATcatctattggtttttaatttatttattttagatacgtcgtgccacccgtagttcccccggcaaactgacatgacggtcttgtcacttaatgcccttggctgatagcggcaaacatattgccgtctcataattcggaaaccctgcaataatatatacatttctctttctcaaaaatcataaaaaaaatcattcatgctgtgcgtatcgttaatgttctcgattcattgctttaaaaaaataatggtcaaagggttaatTTGTCTATGGATTGAACACCCCGTAACTAGCGTagcattaagtacctacttcatcGTTAACCAAC contains the following coding sequences:
- the LOC141428338 gene encoding 23 kDa integral membrane protein-like, whose amino-acid sequence is MAISANCWKYLVLIFNVLFAMSAVVLFGVSGWLLYRLFIYRHFIGVNVEYPAIMLLMMAIITCSVAWIGWRTATSMHQIHVTITGILIIIVVVVEFSCFVWAMVVWDNVELDIKSTMTTYLQYTVDSKDTNSIESLRWDKLHITFECCGVSGPGDFVSTGQVPFSCCGQGPLDSMQKPYASDCSAIYQRGCGKRLHEYARQHVMLVAMTALAASILQSTGVFCTFFLAHAIRMRRRASIRNSSTLREAAAPDDSLLSPSAPAPTLPKY